A single window of Archangium gephyra DNA harbors:
- a CDS encoding gamma-glutamylcyclotransferase → MDSHYDQVMKARSTADTAAMKLYFAYSTILDRAAFEEWRAQHSYEFFELPEGKLAEALDVDLVYDFPSRWWGGRVAGLTDVPGKSVYGRLFEIGGKDWPIIQHKEGAVTSMCVERLVRVRVEGQELQATAFVTSPRRASTEGPISQRFIEALVRGAQSAGLPAEYIERLRRGE, encoded by the coding sequence ATGGACTCGCATTACGATCAGGTGATGAAGGCGCGGAGCACGGCGGATACGGCGGCCATGAAGCTGTACTTCGCCTATTCGACGATCCTGGACCGGGCGGCCTTCGAGGAGTGGCGGGCGCAGCACAGCTACGAGTTCTTCGAGCTGCCCGAGGGCAAGCTGGCCGAGGCGCTGGACGTGGACCTGGTGTACGACTTCCCCTCGAGGTGGTGGGGAGGGCGGGTGGCGGGGCTGACGGACGTGCCGGGCAAGAGCGTGTACGGGCGGCTGTTCGAGATTGGCGGGAAGGACTGGCCCATCATCCAGCACAAGGAGGGCGCGGTGACGAGCATGTGCGTGGAGCGGCTCGTGCGCGTCCGGGTGGAGGGACAGGAGCTGCAGGCCACGGCGTTCGTGACGTCGCCGCGCCGGGCGTCCACCGAGGGCCCCATCAGCCAGCGGTTCATCGAGGCGCTGGTGCGCGGCGCGCAGAGCGCCGGACTGCCCGCCGAGTACATCGAGCGCCTGCGCCGCGGGGAGTAG
- a CDS encoding chondroitinase-B domain-containing protein: MRMISLALLLLPLHAVAAVKNVSTVAQLQSALASAQAGDEIVLADGTYAVNVNLSCAAEGTVTQPITVRAANRYAARIQFNALEGFKVSGRYWTFDGLAIEGVCPQDDNCEHAFHVTGHAEGFVLRNSRLRDFNAQIKVNAAKNGSGVYEMPHRGLVERNEFYDTHARATSNPVTKINIDTGDDWVVRDNDVHDFSKVGGISYGAFMKSGGKRGIFERNRVLCVKDSPSGDTRIGLSFGGGGTGNAYCAPAFDERVPCDPEHTDGVMRNNVIINCSDVGIYLNKAANTKVLFNTIISTLGVHFRFASTTGEAHGNVLSSDIRARDSGSFNNGTNQMNVATGTWTTWYQAPLSGDLRLKGNVSQLIGAAAARPAVTDDFCARPRPSAGAYTLGALEHSLGDCSVGTGTDAGTVSDGGTGEGQPDAGTSPDPLPGTGDGEGQGCGGCNASPGLLAGFLLILLPLYAGSRRRWR; encoded by the coding sequence ATGCGAATGATCTCCCTTGCCCTGCTCCTCCTGCCGCTGCACGCCGTGGCCGCGGTGAAGAACGTCTCGACGGTTGCCCAGTTGCAGTCCGCGCTCGCCTCGGCGCAAGCGGGCGATGAAATCGTCCTCGCGGATGGCACGTACGCGGTGAACGTCAACCTGAGCTGCGCGGCGGAGGGCACCGTCACCCAGCCCATCACCGTGCGCGCCGCGAACCGGTACGCCGCGCGCATCCAGTTCAACGCGCTCGAGGGCTTCAAGGTGTCGGGCCGATACTGGACCTTCGACGGCCTGGCCATCGAGGGCGTCTGCCCCCAGGACGACAACTGCGAGCACGCGTTCCATGTCACGGGCCACGCGGAAGGCTTCGTGCTGCGCAACAGCCGCCTCCGCGACTTCAACGCGCAGATCAAGGTGAACGCGGCGAAGAACGGCAGTGGCGTCTATGAGATGCCCCACCGGGGCCTCGTGGAACGCAACGAGTTCTACGATACACACGCGCGCGCGACGTCCAACCCCGTCACCAAGATCAACATCGACACCGGTGACGACTGGGTGGTCCGCGACAACGACGTGCACGACTTCTCCAAGGTGGGCGGCATCTCCTACGGCGCCTTCATGAAGAGCGGCGGCAAGCGGGGCATCTTCGAGCGCAACCGCGTCCTCTGCGTGAAGGACTCCCCGAGTGGAGACACGCGCATCGGCCTGTCCTTCGGCGGTGGAGGAACGGGCAATGCGTACTGTGCGCCCGCCTTCGATGAGCGCGTCCCCTGCGACCCCGAGCACACGGACGGAGTCATGCGCAACAACGTCATCATCAACTGCTCGGACGTGGGCATCTACCTGAACAAGGCGGCCAACACGAAGGTGCTGTTCAACACGATCATCTCCACCCTCGGCGTGCACTTCCGCTTCGCCTCCACCACCGGAGAGGCCCACGGCAACGTGTTGTCCTCGGATATTCGCGCTCGCGACAGCGGCAGCTTCAATAACGGCACGAACCAGATGAACGTGGCCACGGGCACCTGGACCACCTGGTACCAGGCGCCCCTGAGCGGAGACTTGCGACTCAAGGGCAATGTGTCGCAGCTCATCGGAGCCGCCGCGGCGCGGCCCGCGGTGACGGACGACTTCTGTGCCCGCCCTCGTCCCTCGGCAGGGGCCTATACCCTTGGCGCGCTCGAGCACTCGCTGGGGGACTGCAGCGTGGGAACCGGCACGGACGCGGGAACGGTCTCGGATGGGGGGACCGGCGAGGGTCAGCCCGACGCCGGCACCAGCCCGGACCCCCTCCCGGGAACTGGCGACGGGGAGGGGCAGGGCTGCGGGGGCTGCAATGCCAGCCCGGGCCTCCTGGCGGGGTTCCTGCTCATCCTGTTGCCGCTGTATGCCGGATCACGCCGTCGCTGGCGGTGA
- a CDS encoding glutathione peroxidase — translation MNEKIANLPLERIDGTKTSLAAFKGKVLLVVNVASQCGLTPQYEGLEKLYKNHQARGLVVMGFPANEFGAQEPGTNAEIQEFCRSKFGIDFPMFSKLVVKGEGQHPLYQHLTETLPEARFPANSTLRARLEQYGMKQQKPNDILWNFEKFLINRQGDVVARFSPDTAPDDPALLQALEAELARA, via the coding sequence ATGAACGAGAAGATCGCGAACCTGCCGCTCGAGCGCATCGACGGAACCAAGACCTCGCTGGCCGCCTTCAAGGGCAAAGTGCTCCTGGTGGTCAACGTGGCCTCGCAGTGCGGCCTGACGCCCCAGTACGAGGGCCTGGAGAAGCTCTACAAGAACCACCAGGCCCGGGGGCTGGTGGTGATGGGCTTTCCCGCCAATGAGTTTGGCGCCCAGGAGCCGGGCACCAACGCGGAGATCCAGGAGTTCTGCCGCTCCAAGTTCGGGATCGACTTCCCCATGTTCTCGAAGCTCGTCGTCAAGGGAGAAGGCCAGCACCCGCTCTACCAGCACCTGACGGAGACCCTCCCCGAGGCGCGCTTTCCCGCCAACAGCACCCTGCGCGCCCGCCTGGAGCAGTACGGCATGAAGCAGCAGAAGCCCAACGACATCCTCTGGAACTTCGAGAAGTTCCTCATCAACCGCCAGGGCGACGTGGTGGCGCGCTTCTCTCCGGACACGGCTCCGGATGACCCCGCGCTGCTCCAGGCCCTCGAGGCGGAGCTCGCCCGGGCCTGA
- a CDS encoding polysaccharide deacetylase family protein, translated as MLCGLVVALLVGAGPAWGSTPFQRGMVSITLDDGWPSQFTGARPALNARGIPATYFLVTEGIRNGWIGYMTVPQIQTIIAEGNEIGAHTMTHRNLTTLSATEVETELRDSQAWLKTQFGLTAVPSFASPYGAYNASVLSTVQKYYGSHRTVNGGQNFKDSNILQLRAYDVNSAVTVNTVRGWIDSAAADGSWIILTFHQFVSGTPTQETEINQANFEAILDYLQTKNLQPVTVAQGVALMDGLTGDTSGNATVYDDATGDGFADWSYATHSLADRTVVHSGLTSISAELDGWNALFLHHNTGLAANQFSALELWVNGGTTGGQGVRLAFYDGSQLLGSVRLDAVLGHPILAGTWQQVVVPLSTVGLSTGTVRDIYLQDATGADQATVYFDDIRLLKAGTTPPPPPTPAFSLYADGLGAGIDDWSWATHNLSSSGIVHSGTSALSVELDSWSALYFHTSAGVDLNRYKTLSMWVHGGTSGGQIARLILSNGSSFLGEIRLDQALGHAIQPGTWQKIVLPLSTLAVSGGTLREVYIQDQSGIDQGTLYIDDLQLLP; from the coding sequence GTGCTGTGCGGGCTCGTGGTGGCATTGCTGGTGGGAGCGGGGCCCGCGTGGGGCTCGACGCCGTTCCAGCGGGGCATGGTGAGCATCACGCTGGATGACGGCTGGCCGTCGCAATTCACGGGCGCGCGCCCGGCGCTCAACGCGCGTGGCATCCCCGCCACCTACTTCCTCGTCACCGAGGGCATCCGCAACGGGTGGATCGGCTACATGACGGTGCCGCAGATCCAGACGATCATCGCCGAGGGCAACGAGATCGGCGCCCACACGATGACGCACCGGAATCTCACCACCCTGTCCGCCACGGAGGTGGAGACCGAGCTGCGCGACTCGCAGGCGTGGCTGAAGACGCAGTTCGGCCTGACGGCGGTGCCCTCGTTCGCCTCGCCCTACGGCGCCTACAACGCGAGCGTGCTGAGCACCGTCCAGAAGTATTACGGCAGCCACCGCACGGTGAATGGCGGGCAGAACTTCAAGGACTCGAACATCCTCCAGCTCCGCGCCTACGACGTGAACAGCGCCGTCACCGTGAACACCGTGCGCGGGTGGATCGACAGCGCCGCCGCCGATGGCAGCTGGATCATCCTCACCTTCCACCAGTTCGTGAGCGGCACGCCCACCCAGGAGACGGAGATCAACCAGGCGAACTTCGAGGCCATCCTCGACTACCTCCAGACGAAGAACCTCCAGCCCGTCACCGTCGCGCAGGGCGTGGCGCTGATGGATGGACTGACGGGGGACACCTCCGGCAACGCGACCGTCTATGACGACGCCACGGGCGATGGCTTCGCGGACTGGAGCTATGCCACGCACAGCCTCGCCGACCGCACCGTGGTGCACAGCGGCCTGACGTCCATCTCCGCCGAGCTCGATGGCTGGAACGCCCTCTTCCTGCACCACAACACGGGCCTCGCCGCGAACCAGTTCTCGGCCCTCGAGCTGTGGGTGAACGGTGGCACCACGGGTGGCCAGGGCGTGCGGCTGGCGTTCTACGACGGCTCGCAGCTGCTCGGCTCGGTGCGGCTGGACGCGGTACTGGGCCATCCCATCCTGGCGGGCACCTGGCAGCAGGTCGTCGTTCCGCTGAGCACCGTGGGCCTGTCCACCGGCACCGTGCGCGACATCTACCTCCAGGACGCGACGGGCGCGGATCAGGCCACCGTGTACTTCGACGACATCCGGCTGCTGAAGGCCGGCACGACCCCGCCGCCTCCGCCGACGCCTGCCTTCTCCCTCTACGCGGATGGCCTCGGCGCCGGCATCGATGACTGGAGCTGGGCCACGCACAACCTCTCCTCGAGCGGCATCGTCCACTCGGGCACGTCCGCCCTCTCCGTCGAGTTGGACAGCTGGTCGGCCCTCTACTTCCACACCAGCGCGGGCGTGGACCTGAACCGCTACAAGACCCTCTCGATGTGGGTGCACGGTGGCACCTCGGGCGGGCAGATCGCGCGACTCATCCTCAGCAACGGCTCGAGCTTCCTCGGGGAGATCCGCCTGGACCAGGCGCTGGGCCACGCCATCCAGCCGGGCACCTGGCAGAAGATCGTCCTCCCGCTCAGCACGCTCGCGGTGAGTGGCGGTACGCTCCGCGAGGTCTACATCCAGGACCAGTCGGGCATCGATCAGGGCACGCTCTACATCGACGACCTGCAACTGCTCCCCTGA